A portion of the Pseudomonas sp. GR 6-02 genome contains these proteins:
- a CDS encoding TetR/AcrR family transcriptional regulator encodes MSGLRERQKVERRQAISKAAIELFERQGFQNTTIEQIANQAGVSAPTVFKYFGNKQEIILEILHDADQRALKDTRNQIPEIEDPVDALCYLERLLTGYALEVMHPSLWRELLPLILFGGDNGLPEGYRAMNDALRAEISGLLRELQQAGKLRADLNVDLAAFLLNDYSHLQLFRLVNQEQPDIESHSAQVRRITELLFYGMRA; translated from the coding sequence GTGAGCGGACTGCGTGAACGTCAGAAAGTCGAACGACGCCAAGCCATCAGCAAGGCGGCGATCGAACTGTTCGAGCGTCAAGGTTTCCAGAACACCACCATCGAACAGATCGCCAACCAGGCTGGGGTGTCGGCGCCCACCGTGTTCAAGTATTTCGGCAACAAGCAGGAAATCATCCTGGAAATCCTGCACGACGCCGACCAGCGCGCACTCAAGGACACCCGCAACCAGATCCCTGAAATTGAGGATCCGGTCGACGCCCTGTGCTACCTGGAACGCCTGCTGACCGGTTACGCCCTGGAAGTCATGCATCCCAGTCTCTGGCGTGAACTGCTGCCGTTGATTCTATTTGGTGGTGATAACGGACTGCCCGAAGGTTATCGGGCCATGAACGATGCGCTCAGGGCCGAAATCAGCGGTTTACTCAGAGAACTGCAACAGGCCGGCAAGCTACGCGCCGACCTCAACGTCGACCTGGCCGCCTTCCTGTTGAACGACTACTCACACCTGCAGTTGTTCAGGCTGGTCAACCAGGAACAGCCGGACATCGAGTCACACTCCGCCCAGGTAAGGCGTATCACCGAGCTGCTCTTTTACGGAATGCGGGCCTGA
- a CDS encoding sigma-54-dependent Fis family transcriptional regulator, whose amino-acid sequence MNNPHSLLPHLAVQEEHFSPRGDSTQLAEGNSPTLAELTECLFFSPVDGRIWLNDQRMLLLHSSSFGALRREIIERQGLEQSRGLFTRTGYLSGARDARLIRERWPDADAAAVFSAGTRLHTLEGMTKVEPLHFKFDADSGFYEGEFLWHHSCEADEHIAAYGIGQDPVCWTELGYAIGYVSGLFGRLVIFRETECRGMGHESCRVIGKTAEQWGDVEQDLSYLTASPSSTAPKQPQAPAPAPQDDDSENPGGPKPIGASAAFNAATLALQRVAPTPATVLFSGESGVGKELFARQLHQFSPRHQAPFVALNCAAIPDNLIEAELFGVERGAYTGATHSRPGRFERAQGGTLFLDEIASLSLPGQGKLLRALQEREIERIGGGQPIKVDVRVVAATNVDLRKAVAAGEFREDLFYRLNVYPIVLPPLRERRDDIPLLVNAFLRRFCQAYARKPAGLTMRALKVLLRYDFPGNVRELQNLVERGLIASEDGQAIDLIHLFRNEPMPQDAYSLDDNGSLAATDQSPAGTQPRPALLETLARLEHFSIEGLESRLIDEALQKSQGNLAAAARLLGLSRAQFAYRLKKYRQASA is encoded by the coding sequence ATGAACAATCCCCATTCGCTGCTTCCTCATCTTGCCGTGCAGGAGGAGCATTTCTCGCCCCGAGGCGACAGTACCCAACTGGCCGAAGGCAACTCACCGACCCTGGCCGAGTTGACCGAATGCCTGTTCTTTTCCCCTGTTGACGGACGTATCTGGCTCAACGACCAGCGCATGCTGCTATTGCACAGCTCATCCTTCGGCGCGCTGCGACGGGAAATTATCGAGCGCCAGGGACTGGAACAGAGCCGAGGCCTGTTTACCCGTACCGGCTATCTCTCCGGCGCGCGCGATGCGCGACTGATCCGCGAGCGCTGGCCAGACGCCGACGCCGCGGCGGTTTTCTCGGCCGGCACGCGTCTGCATACACTCGAAGGCATGACCAAGGTCGAACCCCTGCACTTCAAATTCGACGCCGACTCAGGCTTCTATGAAGGTGAATTCCTCTGGCACCATTCCTGTGAGGCCGACGAACATATCGCCGCCTACGGGATCGGCCAGGATCCGGTGTGCTGGACCGAACTGGGCTATGCCATCGGTTATGTCAGCGGGCTGTTCGGCCGTCTGGTGATCTTCCGCGAAACCGAATGCCGGGGCATGGGCCATGAGAGCTGCCGGGTGATCGGCAAGACCGCCGAGCAATGGGGCGATGTCGAGCAGGACCTGAGTTATCTCACCGCCTCGCCCTCAAGTACCGCACCCAAACAGCCTCAAGCCCCGGCGCCCGCCCCCCAGGATGACGACAGCGAAAACCCCGGCGGACCAAAACCGATTGGCGCCAGCGCGGCCTTCAATGCCGCTACCCTCGCCTTGCAGCGCGTGGCGCCGACGCCCGCCACGGTGTTGTTCAGCGGCGAGTCCGGGGTCGGCAAAGAGTTGTTCGCCCGTCAGTTGCACCAGTTCAGCCCACGCCATCAAGCACCTTTCGTGGCGCTCAACTGCGCCGCCATCCCGGACAATCTGATCGAGGCTGAACTGTTCGGTGTCGAACGTGGCGCCTACACCGGCGCGACCCATTCGCGCCCCGGACGCTTCGAGCGCGCCCAGGGCGGCACGCTGTTTCTCGACGAAATCGCCAGCCTCAGCCTGCCGGGTCAGGGCAAGTTGCTGCGTGCATTGCAGGAGCGGGAGATCGAGCGCATCGGCGGTGGCCAGCCCATCAAGGTCGACGTCCGGGTGGTGGCGGCCACCAATGTCGACTTGCGCAAAGCCGTGGCGGCCGGAGAATTTCGCGAAGACTTGTTCTACCGGCTGAATGTCTACCCCATCGTGCTGCCACCGCTGCGCGAACGTCGCGACGACATTCCGTTGCTGGTCAACGCGTTCCTGCGGCGCTTCTGTCAGGCCTACGCCCGCAAACCCGCCGGCCTGACCATGCGCGCACTCAAGGTGTTATTGCGCTATGACTTCCCCGGCAACGTACGAGAACTGCAGAACCTGGTGGAGCGCGGCCTGATCGCCAGCGAAGACGGCCAAGCCATCGATCTGATCCACCTGTTTCGCAACGAACCCATGCCGCAGGATGCGTACTCTCTGGACGACAATGGCAGCCTCGCCGCAACCGACCAGAGTCCCGCCGGCACACAGCCTCGCCCGGCCTTGCTGGAGACCCTGGCTCGCCTGGAACACTTCTCCATTGAAGGGCTGGAGTCGCGCCTGATCGATGAAGCGCTGCAAAAAAGCCAAGGCAATCTGGCCGCTGCCGCGCGACTGCTGGGTTTGAGTCGTGCGCAGTTTGCCTATCGACTGAAAAAATACCGACAGGCATCGGCTTGA
- a CDS encoding benzaldehyde dehydrogenase — protein MSVSEPSDFLRDEPWRERIFNGDWLRPLGGSHSVIEPATGEVLTVTGLADAADIAFASLNAARAQPAWAALGPRERAEIFRKAAALAQQHFAELALYIARESGGSLFKGEHEVREAIVLLHQAAGLLSQPHGLVLPSEAGRLSYARRLPHGVVGVISPFNFPLVLSLRSVAPALAAGNAVVLKPDPQTPVSGGFIIARLFEAAGLPKGLLQVLPGAAPAGEALCRDPHVRMIAFTGSTAAGRKVAELAGRHLKKVALELGGKNSLIVLEDADLELAASNAAWGAWLHQGQICMATGRILAHESIAQELVRRLAEKARAITVGNAARGEAVLGPLINKRQLLRVHEIVTESVTAGATLQAGGEYEQLFYQPTVLSGVRPGMRAFDEEIFGPVATVVSFASDDEAIDLANRTEYGLSAGIISPSVGHAMAMGEQLNCGLLHINDQTVADECINPFGGRGSSGNAGSVGGPADWDEYTQWQWVTVKDKAPRYPF, from the coding sequence ATGTCGGTAAGTGAACCATCCGATTTTCTGCGGGACGAGCCATGGCGTGAACGCATCTTCAATGGCGACTGGCTACGTCCATTGGGCGGCAGCCATAGCGTCATCGAACCGGCCACCGGCGAGGTGTTGACCGTCACCGGCTTGGCCGATGCAGCGGACATCGCGTTTGCCAGCCTGAACGCTGCTCGTGCTCAACCGGCCTGGGCGGCATTGGGGCCACGGGAACGCGCAGAGATCTTTCGTAAAGCTGCCGCACTGGCCCAGCAACACTTTGCCGAACTGGCGTTGTACATCGCCCGGGAAAGTGGCGGCAGCCTGTTCAAGGGTGAACATGAGGTCCGTGAGGCGATCGTGTTGCTGCATCAGGCGGCCGGGCTGCTGTCGCAACCCCATGGTCTGGTTCTGCCGAGCGAAGCGGGGCGTTTGTCCTATGCACGCCGATTGCCCCATGGCGTGGTCGGGGTGATCTCGCCGTTCAACTTTCCCCTGGTGTTGTCCCTGCGTTCGGTGGCGCCGGCGCTGGCGGCGGGCAACGCCGTGGTGCTCAAGCCCGATCCGCAGACCCCGGTCAGTGGCGGTTTCATCATTGCCCGGTTGTTCGAGGCGGCCGGTCTGCCCAAGGGCTTGCTGCAGGTGTTGCCGGGTGCAGCGCCAGCCGGAGAAGCGCTGTGCCGCGATCCGCATGTGCGGATGATCGCGTTCACCGGCTCCACCGCAGCGGGGCGCAAAGTCGCGGAGCTGGCTGGGCGTCATCTGAAAAAAGTCGCCCTGGAGCTGGGCGGCAAGAACTCGTTGATCGTGCTCGAAGACGCCGATCTCGAACTGGCGGCCAGTAACGCCGCCTGGGGTGCCTGGCTGCATCAGGGGCAGATTTGCATGGCCACCGGACGCATCCTGGCCCATGAGTCGATTGCACAAGAACTGGTCCGCCGGTTGGCAGAAAAGGCACGGGCAATCACGGTCGGCAATGCCGCTCGCGGTGAGGCGGTGCTGGGGCCGTTGATCAACAAACGCCAGCTGTTGCGAGTGCATGAAATCGTCACGGAGAGTGTGACGGCCGGGGCAACTCTGCAAGCCGGCGGCGAGTATGAGCAGCTCTTCTACCAACCCACGGTGCTTTCCGGTGTGCGCCCGGGCATGCGCGCGTTCGACGAGGAAATCTTCGGCCCGGTGGCCACGGTGGTGAGTTTTGCCAGCGACGATGAGGCCATCGACCTGGCCAACCGCACCGAGTATGGCTTGTCCGCGGGGATCATTTCGCCTTCGGTCGGGCACGCGATGGCGATGGGCGAGCAACTCAATTGCGGGCTGTTGCACATCAACGACCAGACAGTGGCCGACGAATGCATCAACCCCTTCGGCGGACGCGGCAGCTCAGGAAATGCCGGCAGCGTAGGCGGCCCGGCCGACTGGGATGAATACACCCAATGGCAATGGGTGACGGTCAAGGATAAGGCGCCGCGTTACCCGTTCTGA
- a CDS encoding coniferyl-alcohol dehydrogenase, which yields MKLDNKIVLVTGVSSGIGAATASLLRSHGAHVIGVDLKAPHMTLDGFVQGDLSSAENIDRLLAQLPARIDSLCNIAGVPGTANPQLLARVNYLGLRHLSSALLPRINAGGSIVNIASILGAEWPLRLEQHKALACIEGFAAGQAWLAEHPVPDQTCYQYFKEALIVWNYLQAQPWFLEHSVRMNSVAPGPVFTPILGDFVSMLGEARTQADAHRMKRPAYADEVAAVIAFLCADESRWINGVNLAVDGGLASTYI from the coding sequence ATGAAACTCGACAACAAGATTGTGCTGGTGACTGGCGTCTCTTCGGGTATCGGCGCGGCCACGGCAAGCCTGCTGCGCAGCCACGGCGCCCACGTGATTGGCGTGGACCTGAAGGCGCCGCACATGACCCTGGATGGTTTTGTTCAGGGCGATCTGAGCAGTGCCGAGAACATCGACCGGTTGCTGGCGCAGCTACCGGCACGGATCGACAGCCTGTGCAATATCGCCGGGGTGCCGGGCACTGCAAACCCGCAACTGTTGGCGCGGGTCAACTACCTGGGATTGCGCCACTTGAGCAGCGCGTTGCTGCCACGCATCAACGCTGGCGGCAGCATCGTCAATATCGCCTCGATCCTCGGCGCCGAGTGGCCGTTACGTCTGGAACAGCACAAGGCGCTGGCGTGCATCGAAGGTTTCGCCGCCGGGCAGGCCTGGCTGGCCGAGCACCCGGTACCGGACCAGACCTGCTACCAGTATTTCAAGGAAGCCTTGATCGTCTGGAATTACCTGCAGGCCCAACCCTGGTTTCTCGAACATTCGGTGCGCATGAACAGCGTCGCGCCAGGTCCGGTTTTCACGCCGATCCTCGGCGACTTCGTGAGCATGCTCGGTGAGGCCCGAACCCAGGCCGATGCCCATCGCATGAAACGCCCCGCTTATGCCGATGAGGTAGCGGCGGTGATCGCTTTCCTGTGTGCCGACGAGTCGCGCTGGATCAACGGCGTCAACCTGGCCGTCGATGGCGGATTGGCCTCCACCTACATCTGA
- a CDS encoding DUF1302 domain-containing protein: MDNVKRCFRFKHCALFLALCSAGVMVERVEAMQMDLGDSDWKLRWDNTIKYSQAWRLQGQDSRLVNAPTANGLYPSIQSQGDKNFSSGLVSNRLDLFSEMDLSRQNYGLRVSGAAWYDDIYNKDTDSSEQTHFLSETRKLHGRDAEILDAFVFLRGDLGEDSQGVVRLGRHSLIYGESLFYGGNGIANAQGPTDVVKLLSVPGTQFKEILRPVNQISGQLQINPQLSVGAYYQFEWERSNVPGAGSYLSDIDAIGYGSGSLREVFGNDTVNGGDLKPRNSGQGGMQIRFKPTGTELELGFYAAQYHDKTPTGLYAYLDGAAAAATGLPILSSYRQVYAEDIKTAGVSFSTAYGPFNFAGETSVRWNAPLVSNLQVVAPGVAADGDDNSLFARGKTAHANLSAIYLLSPTAFWDGGSALAELAWNRTLSVTENAAALDANTTRDATALRVLVEPAYFQIVDGIDLTVPIGMGVVLDGRSSAVNKSGFGNTHSGDWSVGLKATYLQRWDVGLNYVNFFGAPKAGLREDGNFSYGQSLADRDFVSLYVKTSF; encoded by the coding sequence ATGGACAACGTTAAACGTTGCTTTCGTTTCAAGCATTGCGCCCTGTTTCTGGCGTTATGCAGCGCCGGTGTGATGGTCGAAAGGGTCGAGGCCATGCAAATGGACCTTGGTGATTCCGACTGGAAACTGCGTTGGGACAACACCATCAAGTACAGCCAGGCCTGGCGTCTTCAGGGGCAGGACAGCCGATTGGTCAACGCACCGACCGCCAACGGCCTGTATCCCTCGATCCAGAGTCAGGGCGATAAAAACTTCAGCAGTGGCCTGGTCTCCAATCGTCTGGACCTGTTTTCCGAAATGGACCTCAGCCGGCAAAACTATGGCCTGCGTGTGAGCGGCGCAGCCTGGTACGACGATATCTACAACAAGGACACCGACAGCAGCGAGCAAACGCATTTCCTCAGCGAAACCCGCAAGCTCCACGGTCGCGACGCGGAAATTCTCGACGCCTTCGTGTTCCTGCGCGGTGACCTCGGTGAAGACTCCCAGGGCGTGGTGCGTCTGGGCCGACACAGCCTGATCTACGGCGAAAGCCTGTTCTACGGTGGCAACGGCATTGCCAATGCCCAGGGCCCGACCGATGTGGTCAAGTTGCTCAGCGTGCCGGGGACCCAGTTCAAGGAGATCCTGCGTCCGGTCAATCAGATCTCCGGGCAGTTGCAGATCAACCCGCAGTTGTCGGTGGGCGCTTACTACCAGTTTGAGTGGGAACGCTCCAATGTGCCCGGCGCCGGCAGCTACCTGAGCGATATCGATGCCATCGGTTACGGCAGCGGTTCACTGCGCGAAGTGTTCGGCAACGACACGGTGAATGGCGGTGATTTGAAACCGCGAAATTCGGGGCAGGGCGGTATGCAGATCCGCTTCAAGCCGACCGGCACCGAGCTGGAGTTGGGTTTCTACGCTGCGCAGTATCACGACAAAACCCCGACCGGCCTGTACGCCTACCTCGACGGTGCGGCTGCGGCCGCCACCGGGTTGCCGATCCTGAGTTCCTATCGTCAGGTCTACGCCGAAGACATCAAGACTGCCGGCGTCAGCTTCTCCACCGCTTATGGGCCGTTCAACTTTGCCGGTGAAACTTCCGTGCGCTGGAACGCGCCGCTGGTGAGCAATCTGCAAGTGGTGGCCCCTGGCGTGGCGGCCGATGGCGACGATAACTCACTGTTTGCCAGGGGCAAAACCGCTCACGCCAACCTGTCGGCGATTTACCTGTTATCGCCCACCGCATTTTGGGATGGCGGCTCGGCACTGGCCGAGCTGGCCTGGAACCGCACCCTGAGCGTGACCGAGAACGCCGCCGCGCTGGATGCCAACACCACCCGCGATGCTACGGCACTGCGGGTATTGGTGGAGCCGGCGTACTTCCAGATTGTCGACGGGATCGACCTGACCGTGCCGATCGGCATGGGTGTGGTACTCGATGGGCGCTCTTCGGCGGTCAACAAATCGGGCTTCGGCAATACCCATTCCGGCGACTGGAGTGTCGGGCTCAAGGCCACCTACCTGCAGCGCTGGGATGTCGGCCTGAACTACGTGAACTTCTTCGGTGCCCCAAAAGCCGGGCTGCGCGAGGACGGCAATTTCAGTTACGGGCAGTCGTTGGCCGACCGCGACTTCGTCTCGCTCTACGTGAAAACCTCATTCTAA
- a CDS encoding DUF1329 domain-containing protein, producing the protein MQNKAFLNTCVLTLALAGMSLAQAAVSPEQAARLKTELTPLGGERAGNADGSIPAWQGGYTKVAPGYKPGDKRPDPFAGEKPLYSIKASNMEQYANVLAEGTKLLLKKYPDYRLDVYPTHRSAAAPQWVYDNTGKNATRATLDVASEKVTGAYGGIPFPIPENGTQVLWNYRLSWQGGDTISSPFDTWLMTAGGKKVQATRAQYTYQFPYYVEDGSLENFSGKYLVGKLLTELPSSKAGEGLMTHWDLDPANRAAWQYLVGQRRVRRAPNIAYDTPDFVTSGVGLFDEAFMLFGPTDRYDLKLMGKKELIVAYNNNRAGLAKSDDLVKQNFLNPDLVRWEKHRVWVVEATLKSGKRHVVPRRTYYIDEDSWQILMADGYDAQGKLGRQMYSLTLLAPDLPALTAQVMWGSYNLDTGAYFLNSSSNDLAVQYQKVAKPSASYFTPDAMANENMR; encoded by the coding sequence ATGCAGAACAAAGCATTTCTCAACACTTGCGTCCTCACCCTGGCCCTTGCCGGCATGAGCCTGGCGCAGGCGGCCGTGTCGCCTGAGCAGGCTGCACGTTTGAAGACTGAACTGACACCCCTTGGTGGCGAGCGCGCCGGCAACGCCGATGGCAGCATCCCGGCCTGGCAAGGCGGTTACACCAAGGTCGCGCCTGGCTACAAGCCAGGTGACAAACGTCCCGATCCATTCGCCGGTGAAAAACCGCTGTATTCGATCAAGGCCTCGAACATGGAGCAGTACGCCAATGTATTGGCCGAAGGCACCAAACTGCTGCTGAAGAAATACCCGGACTATCGCCTGGACGTCTACCCGACCCATCGCTCGGCGGCAGCCCCGCAATGGGTGTATGACAACACCGGCAAGAATGCCACCCGCGCCACGCTGGACGTGGCGAGCGAGAAAGTCACCGGCGCCTATGGCGGCATTCCGTTCCCGATCCCGGAAAACGGTACGCAAGTGCTGTGGAACTATCGATTGTCCTGGCAGGGCGGCGACACCATCAGCTCGCCTTTCGATACCTGGCTGATGACCGCCGGCGGCAAGAAAGTCCAGGCAACCCGCGCCCAGTACACCTACCAGTTTCCCTACTACGTCGAAGACGGCAGCCTGGAAAACTTTTCCGGCAAGTACCTGGTGGGCAAGCTGCTGACCGAGTTGCCATCGTCCAAGGCCGGTGAAGGCCTGATGACCCATTGGGACCTGGACCCGGCCAACCGCGCGGCCTGGCAGTATCTGGTCGGCCAGCGCCGGGTGCGTCGTGCGCCGAACATTGCCTACGACACCCCGGACTTCGTGACCTCAGGGGTCGGTCTGTTCGACGAAGCGTTCATGCTGTTCGGGCCTACCGATCGCTATGACCTCAAGCTGATGGGCAAGAAAGAACTGATTGTCGCCTACAACAATAACCGCGCCGGCCTCGCCAAGAGCGACGACCTGGTCAAACAGAACTTCCTCAATCCTGACCTGGTGCGTTGGGAGAAACATCGGGTCTGGGTGGTCGAGGCCACGCTCAAATCCGGCAAGCGCCATGTGGTGCCGCGTCGCACCTACTACATCGACGAAGACTCCTGGCAGATCCTGATGGCCGACGGGTATGACGCCCAGGGCAAGCTCGGACGGCAGATGTATTCGCTGACGCTGTTGGCGCCGGACCTGCCGGCCCTCACCGCGCAGGTCATGTGGGGCAGCTACAACCTCGACACCGGCGCCTACTTCCTCAACTCCTCGAGCAACGATCTGGCGGTCCAGTACCAGAAAGTCGCGAAACCTTCGGCGTCCTATTTCACGCCGGATGCCATGGCCAACGAAAACATGCGTTGA
- a CDS encoding WD40/YVTN/BNR-like repeat-containing protein, whose translation MMVQKRYAGFGLRRGACVLALGLMACVFSAQANTFAVLQQPALPTAKAQRAALLGLTRAGERLVAVGERGIVLLSDDAGVNWRQASVPVSVSLTAVQFVDAEQGWAVGHLGVVLHTEDGGETWHKQLDGERAAALAVQAAERDADQPGGAGNLAQARQMLDDGPDKPFLDLYFSDRLHGYVVGAYNQIYRTDDGGRSWQPWMQHVDNPQGLNLYGIRVSGNDLLLVGESGLLLRSTDAGHSFQALKSPYEGSFFGLLGTRGGALIAYGLRGNAWWSDDRGGSWRRLDTGIESTLASAIELRDGSLLLASQGGELLFSHDQGRSFDKRQSRSGGTVAAVQQAADGSLASVGLSGVAADQDPRASAKP comes from the coding sequence ATGATGGTGCAAAAACGCTATGCGGGCTTCGGCCTGCGCCGGGGCGCCTGCGTCCTGGCATTGGGTTTGATGGCGTGTGTATTCAGCGCCCAGGCGAATACGTTTGCAGTACTGCAGCAGCCGGCACTGCCGACCGCCAAGGCCCAGCGCGCGGCATTGCTCGGGCTGACCCGGGCCGGCGAGCGACTGGTGGCGGTCGGCGAGCGCGGGATCGTGCTGCTCTCGGATGACGCTGGAGTGAATTGGCGCCAGGCCAGTGTGCCGGTCAGCGTCAGCCTGACGGCGGTGCAGTTCGTCGATGCCGAGCAGGGTTGGGCAGTCGGTCATCTGGGCGTGGTGTTGCACACCGAGGACGGCGGTGAAACCTGGCACAAGCAACTCGACGGTGAACGCGCCGCCGCGCTGGCGGTGCAGGCCGCTGAGCGCGATGCCGATCAGCCGGGCGGCGCCGGCAACCTGGCGCAGGCCCGGCAGATGCTCGACGACGGACCGGACAAACCGTTCCTCGACCTGTACTTCAGTGACCGCCTGCATGGCTACGTCGTTGGCGCCTATAACCAGATCTACCGCACCGACGACGGTGGGCGAAGCTGGCAGCCGTGGATGCAGCATGTGGACAATCCGCAGGGCTTGAACCTGTATGGCATTCGCGTCTCGGGCAACGATCTGCTGCTGGTGGGGGAGAGCGGTTTGCTGTTGCGTTCGACCGATGCCGGGCATTCATTCCAGGCCTTGAAGTCACCTTATGAAGGCAGCTTTTTCGGCCTGCTCGGCACTCGCGGCGGCGCCTTGATTGCCTATGGTTTGCGCGGTAACGCCTGGTGGTCCGATGACCGTGGCGGCAGTTGGCGACGCCTCGACACCGGCATCGAATCAACACTGGCGAGCGCCATCGAACTGCGCGATGGCAGCCTGCTGTTGGCCAGCCAGGGCGGCGAACTTTTATTCAGCCATGACCAGGGTCGTAGCTTCGACAAACGCCAGAGCCGCAGCGGCGGGACTGTCGCGGCCGTGCAACAGGCGGCCGACGGCAGCCTGGCCAGCGTCGGTTTGAGCGGTGTGGCCGCTGACCAGGATCCACGGGCCTCCGCCAAACCTTGA